From Anopheles funestus chromosome 3RL, idAnoFuneDA-416_04, whole genome shotgun sequence, a single genomic window includes:
- the LOC125768741 gene encoding scavenger receptor class B member 1: MPEMVAFNSPETVIPTTSGTDRPRKPLKRRTSALNTIFYYLGLEQRTGEDAKENQCIRILIFAILFVVFVASAIGFFIMWCTNMYNDSLLKQLILRENSTAAEWWARPPVYPLLKVHVFNYTNAQEFLDGKATKLKVEDLGPYVYKETAKKVNVTHNGDGTISYREYRDIQYLPEESKGKPFDQVVVPNVVFLTGVSKKRQEGTWNQITFNVAASSAGSSAFIKKPVESLLWGYEDELLSLAKSMFGNEIETSMFGMLMTRNGTSAENFTVFSGESSLQQLGIIKQLDGKPRLDLWHTDECDHVGGTDGSQFPPHLMDRKQPLKVFIKSLCRKFPLAYDSEVTALDGIPAWRYKIPTNVFSHPDEHMPNHCFCHLESGSCPPSGLFNITGCSMGAPIFASFPHFYTGNRMLVESIEGLEPVQEKHETYADIHPRLAFPIDGASRFQINVQVQKAAMISGLEKFNEGQYLPVIWLEVVPGIISDELRAMIYHSTYSANAIQMSLRVGTLAIFVLSFILLIAKCYYQARSSRKK, encoded by the exons ATGCCCGAGATGGTTGCTTTCAATAGCCCAGAGACGGTCATCCCGACCACCTCCGGTACCGATCGACCAAGGAAACCGCTCAAGAGGAGAACGAGTGCATTGAATACCATATTTTATTACCTCGGTCTAGAGCAGCGAACCGGTGAAGATGCCAAAGAAAACCAGTGCATCCGAATACTTA TATTTGCCATTCTATTTGTAGTATTTGTAGCAAGTGCAATTGGATTCTTCATCATGTGGTGCACTAACATGTACAACGATTCCCTACTAAAG CAATTAATACTTAGAGAAAATTCCACTGCAGCAGAATGGTGGGCTAGACCACCGGTATACCCGTTACTTAAGGTGCACGTATTTAACTACACTAATGCGCAGGAGTTCCTTGACGGTAAAGCAACCAAGCTTAAAGTGGAAGATTTAGGCCCGTACGTTTACAAGGAAACGGCAAAGAAAGTGAACGTGACGCATAATGGTGATGGAACCATCTCATACCGG GAGTATCGCGACATACAGTACCTGCCGGAAGAGTCTAAAGGCAAACCGTTCGATCAGGTCGTGGTACCGAACGTAGTGTTTCTTACCGGAGTTTCCAAGAAACGGCAAGAAGGAACGTGGAATCAAATCACCTTTAATGTGGCCGCTAGTTCGGCTGGATCATCCGCGTTCATCAAGAAACCGGTGGAATCCTTGCTCTGGGGATACGAAGACGAATTGCTAAGTCTCGCCAAATCAATGTTTGGCAATGAAATTGAAACTTCCATGTTCGGCATGCTAATGACG CGCAATGGTACCAGTGCGGAGAATTTTACTGTCTTTTCTGGCGAATCTAGTTTGCAGCAATTGGGCATTATCAAACAATTGGATGGAAAACCAAGGCTGGATCTCTGGCATACGGATGAGTGTGATCATGTCGGCGGAACCGATGGGTCCCAATTTCCACCCCATCTGATGGACCGCAAACAACCGCTGAAGGTGTTTATCAAGTCACTGTGCCGAAAGTTCCCGCTCGCGTACGATAGTGAGGTGACAGCACTCGACGGTATTCCGGCGTGGCGGTACAAAATTCCAACGAACGTATTTTCGCATCCCGACGAACACATGCCAAACCATTGCTTTTGCCATCTCGAGTCCGGATCGTGCCCACCGAGTGGATTGTTTAACATTACCGGTTGTTCGATGGGTGCGCCCATCTTTGCCTCGTTTCCGCATTTCTACACCGGCAATCGAATGTTAGTCGAGTCGATTGAAGGTTTGGAACCGGTGCAGGAAAAGCATGAAACATACGCCGACATTCACCCACGGTTAGCTTTTCCGATTGACGGTGCGTCACGGTTTCAGATCAACGTGCAAGTGCAGAAGGCAGCCATGATATCGGGGCTGGAAAAGTTTAACGAAGGCCAGTATTTACCGGTGATCTGGTTGGAAGTTGTGCCGGGCATTATTTCGGACGAACTGCGCGCCATGATCTATCACAGCACGTACAGTGCTAATGCCATCCAGATGTCACTGCGCGTCGGTACGCTGGCGATCTTCGTGCTATCATTTATACTGCTCATTGCCAAATGTTACTACCAGGCAAGAAGTTCCAGGAAAAAGTAA
- the LOC125768745 gene encoding uncharacterized protein LOC125768745, whose amino-acid sequence MTMEQQTDSVSVAAEACGRPSTHGRPNSDRISKAATAPRTSSADGICRFNWFLSLRRKRSSSATTVVVATAHSKKNDGAGAVKDELFTSDENNHNSHHEGGSVFYTLRKRFQKKFTSVKVKAFEPNVANTLGSATTNGNTASTNTNCNDTGRCNGGVTQDRLPADTCVNGSDFARIVIERHAQNPIRFSSPNANLPVIMNSRDTEPNAVDESRPPLVTASSVTVPTDQSASDMDDMMAQMRIDLLQYGWYWGKLTRLAAQKRLAQKVNGTFLVRDSQTEKHQFTVSFRSSGITLHCRIDFENNYWSFSGLTTPTNYKTMVDLIQDTMKKSEYGVIGYVKQDTTLMPPFPVRLTRPVNRFYEVSSLQHLCRFIIRQKIDAKSIDELPLPEKLKEYVEENFYDL is encoded by the exons ATGACAATGGAGCAGCAGACAGATAGCGTCAGCGTTGCAGCAGAAGCTTGCGGACGACCGAGCACCCACGGGCGGCCCAACTCCGATCGAATATCGAAAGCGGCCACTGCACCCCGTACATCGTCCGCGGACGGTATTTGTCGGTTCAATTGGTTCCTGTCGCTGCGAAGAAAGCGGTCCTCATCCGCCACGACTGTGGTGGTGGCCACAGCCCACAGCAAGAAGAACGATGGTGCGGGAGCTGTCAAGGATGAGTTGTTTACCAGCGATGAAAACAATCACAACAGCCACCACGAAGGTGGTAGTGTGTTTTACACCCTGCGCAAACGGTTCCAGAAGAAATTTACCTCGGTCAAGGTGAAAGCATTTGAGCCAAATGTGGCCAACACGTTGGGGTCGGCCACGACAAACGGTAACACCGccagcacaaacacaaactgcAACGATACGGGCCGCTGCAACGGTGGTGTGACGCAGGATCGACTTCCGGCCGATACGTGCGTAAATGGAAGTGATTTCGCACGGATCGTTATTGAACGGCATGCCCAGAATCCGATACGGTTTTCGTCACCCAATGCCAACCTACCTGTGATAATGAACAGTAGAGATACTGAACCAAATGCGGTCGACGAAAGCAGACCACCGTTGGTAACCGCATCATCCGTTACTGTCCCAACCGACCAGAGCGCTTCCGATATGGACGACATGATGGCACAGATGCGTATCGATCTGCTACAGTACGGTTGGTACTGGGGCAAACTGACACGACTAGCAGCCCAGAAACGGCTTGCCCAGAAAGTGAACGGGACGTTTCTGGTACGGGATTCACAGACGGAAAAGCATCAGTTTACGGTCAGTTTCCGAAGTTCCGGAATAACGCTACACTGTCGCAttgattttgaaaacaattacTG GTCATTCTCTGGCTTAACAACACCTACGAACTACAAAACGATGGTGGATTTGATACAGGATACGATGAAAAAGTCCGAATACGGTGTGATAGGTTATGTGAAGCAAGACACAACCCTAATGCCCCCGTTTCCTGTCCGCCTCACCAGGCCCGTTAATCGTTTCTACGAAGTTTCCTCCCTACAGCATTTATGCCGCTTTATCATACGGCAAAAGATTGATGCCAAATCGATCGACGAACTGCCACTGCCGGAAAAGCTGAAGGAATACGTAGAGGAGAACTTCTACGATCTCTAG
- the LOC125768747 gene encoding ubiquinone biosynthesis protein COQ9, mitochondrial, with the protein MFPRAIFHFRQSSYSLGRNVLLNSKTIGKAETAKIVSTIPRRYFGSSGLLRRANETFDDFRAREEKKEQEYAKQQQSATGATGTSSNPHTDTFSSTADDGEPSDPGVERTKAMILDAALAFVQSHGWSIQAIAKGAEAVNYPSVSHGLFPRGGIELVHHFYKQCNLKLIDYLKQETADVEKVPNPSDFARKAIEYRLRLLEPYLKYWPQALGLMALPPNAPHSLANVLTLVDDICYYAGDRSVDFNWYTRRIGLACIYKTAELYMLQDTSPGFEKTWKFLERRMEEASLVHEFLVKSEDATHHLQNAVGSAFTTARNILGLNFDRR; encoded by the exons gtAGAAATGTGCTATTAAATTCTAAAACGATTGGAAAAGCTGAAACTGCCAAGATCGTGAGCACGATTCCTAGGAGATATTTTGGCAGCAGCGGACTTCTTCGGAGGGCAAACGAAACTTTTGACGATTTCCGAGCgcgtgaagaaaagaaagaacaggaatatgcaaaacagcaacagtcAGCGACAGGTGCGACGGGTACGAGTTCCAACCCACATACAGACACATTTTCATCTACCGCGGACGATGGGGAACCGTCCGATCCTGGCGTGGAACGCACCAAAGCAATGATACTGGATGCAGCGTTAGCATTTGTACAATCACATGGCTGGTCGATACAGGCCATCGCAAAGGGAGCTGAAGCAGTAAACTATCCCAGCGTTAGCCACGGGTTGTTTCCACGCGGTGGAATAGAGCTCGTGCATCATTTCTACAAGCAGTGCAATTTAAAACTCATCGACTACCTCAAACAAGAGACGGCGGACGTGGAAAAGGTTCCAAACCCATCGGATTTTGCACGCAAAGCGATTGAATATCGGCTCCGTTTGCTCGAACCGTACCTGAAGTATTGGCCACAGGCACTCGGACTGATGGCGCTACCGCCGAACGCACCACACTCGTTGGCGAACGTGCTAACGCTGGTGGACGACATTTGCTACTATGCAGGAGATCGTTCGGTCGAT TTTAACTGGTATACACGACGCATTGGGTTAGCGTGTATCTACAAAACGGCAGAACTGTACATGCTGCAGGATACTTCGCCCGGTTTCGAAAAAACGTGGAAATTTCTCGAACGCCGTATGGAAGAGGCTAGCTTAGTGCACGAGTTTTTGGTCAAATCAGAAGATGCTACGCATCATCTGCAAAACGCCGTTGGTTCGGCCTTCACAACG GCACGTAACATTCTTGGGTTAAACTTTGATCGTCGATGA